TCGAATTCATAGTGATTCTTATCTAAAGAAGATTGTACCTTAACCTTATCTCCTACTTTTAATTTAGCTCTTTTCGCAAAACCATTCGTTAAATAAATTCCATCATCTGACACTGTTTTTTTATCTTTTGTTTTCATATTGACGTAAGAACCTTCGCTTATAATAGTCAATAAACGATTATATCCATCATCTGGTGTATATCTAGCTGGCAAAATTTGTACACTTTGCCCTTTAAACTCATCATTCAGCGCTTCAAAATTTGTCGTTTCTAGCCTTTTATCATAAGTAAAATCTTGATTGTATGCTTTATCTACTAAATGATTGATCGATTCTGGCATACCAAATCCAGCTGTAAGCAACATCATTCCACCGGCAACACCAATAATGCCCATTATCATCCTTACTCTATTGATTGCAGCATCCCTAAAAGCCCATCTATTTTCAAAACTCAATGCATTCCATAAGAAAGGAACTTTTTCTAAAATAATAGAGTGAACACTTTTGGTACTTCCACCTCTAAGAAATAGTACGGGTAATCCTATTCGTGCTTCTCTGGAAGCTAAGAAGGCTGATACAACGCAAGTGAATATCACAATAGAAACAACAACTAACGAAGTATAATTATATGAAATCGTCCACTCTGGAATTGAAAACATATCTTTTTGCGTGTTCAAAACAAACCAAGACAGTAACGGAGATGCCACAGCTCCAAGAAAAGCTCCACCGCCACCGATTAAAAGACCATAACTAGCATAATGAATACCAATGCTCAAGTTTGAAAAGCCTAACGCTTTTAAAACAGCAATTTCTTTTGTTTGAGATTCAATTAGTCTTTTTATAGTTGTATACATAGCCAAAATTGCGAGTAAAATAAATATAAAAGAAAACATATACGATAAATTACGAATTTGACCAACTCGATCTAATGCATTGGCTACATCATTCAATGTTTCTCTATTATAATAAGCAATCTGTTTCGCTCCTAAAATACTTTCAATACTTTTACGAATATCTTTCTTAGTGTTTTTCATCTCAACGACATTAGAAGGTCCTTTATATTGAAAGTCCCGCTCTAACGTTTTCTTTGAAATGACTCCATAGCCATACTCTGAATAATTTGGAGCAATAAATTCTTGCATGCCAGTATAATAAATTTTTTCTGGCGATTGAATAAGCCCCTTGACTTTCAAATCAACTTTATTCTCTCTATAATTTAGTTGAATAACTTCTCCTAATACAATGTTGTTTTCCATTGCATATTCCTTGTTTAACCAAATGCCGTCTTCTTCACTTGAAGGCAAACGATCCCCTTCTGCTAAAAACGGAGTTGATAAATTCTCTTTAGAGTACGTATCTAATGATAAATATTTATCTCGCTTATCATCTCTTACATCCGTTACTTTTATCTGCGTTTTTTCAATAACTTCGTTTACTCCAGAGATTTCACCAATCTTTTCGATATCTTCTGGTGTGAAACCAGTACTATATATCCAAGAATCTGCTAAATTAGAAGTTGTGGTAAAATTATCTAGACTTTTCTCTAAACCGCCCCATGCCCCTTGTAATCCAACGAATACTAGAACGCTTAAAAATGACATTAAAAATACCGAAAAAAATTGAGTCCAATTTTTTAAAATATCACGTCTTAATTTCAGATTTAAAAAGCTCACTATAATTGAACCTCCTGAACAGCAATCGGCGCTAAATTCTCATCAATAGATGCAACATTACCATCATGTAGACGTATCCCTCTATGAGCAATACTAGCAAATTCAGCATTATGTGTTACCATAACAACTGCTGTATTCGAATCATTCGCAGCTTCTCTAAGGATTTCCATGATTTTTACTCCTGTAGCTGAATCGAGCGCTCCTGTTGGTTCATCACAAAGTAATAATTCTGGGGACTTTGCTAAAGCTCTAGCAATAGATACACGTTGCATTTCACCTCCAGACATTTGCGTTGGAAAATTATTTTTTCTATGGTCTAACCCAACTTTTTTCAAGTAATTTTCCGCCTTACTTTGATTTCCTGTTAATTGTGCTGCAATTGCAATATTTTCATAGGTAGTTAAACTAGGGATAAGGTTATAAAATTGAAAAACAAACCCCACAACGTCTCTACGATAAACAGATAATTCAAAATCATTTAGCTTTGTTATATCTCGGCCATCAAATAAGAACTTTCCACTTGTAGCACGATCCATTCCACCTAATAAATTTAACATTGTACTTTTCCCAGATCCTGAAGGCCCTAGAATGACAGTAAACTTTCCCTTTTCAATTGTAAAATTCACATCATCCAGCGCTTTAACTTGTTGGTCTCCTACCTCATATACCTTACTGATATTTTTAAATTCTAGCATTGTATCCTCCTAATTTAAAACGTTAGTGAAACTTTTCTATTTCGATATACTCAGCATAAAAGGAAACCTACAAGAAAGCATCCGTATCTTCCGAATGTTTTCTTGCGGGTTTCCTCATTTTAGTTAATTAGATTTAATTTAATCGCTTCTCTCACTGCGCCAATTCGACTATTTACTCCAAGCTTTCTGCATATGTTGGTCACATGAGACTCAACCGTTCTACGACTTACATAAAGTTCTTTTGAAATTTTTTCATTTGTGTATTCATTGACAATTAAGTTGATGATTTTTATCTCAACTTCACTTAAAATTGGATTTTTTTCTATTGAAACGAGAAAATCAGGGAGCACATGATTTCCTTTATGGACATTGATTATTGTACTAATGAGTTCTTCATAACTTGTCTCTTTCCGAAGAAATGCTTTTACACCTAGTTCTAAGGCTCTTTTATGAAGCATTTCTTCGTAAAAACCTGAAATCAAAATAATCTTTGTATTATTATTTTCCATCCCTTTAATTTTTTTTACCAAATCAAAACCATGAATCCCATCCAGCATTAAATCCATCACTACAACATCTATATTCTTATATTTAATACAAATCAAAAACTCTTCTACTGTCGTATACGCTCCAATAATATCAAACGCTGAAATTGTTTCTAATTTATTACGCAATCCTTCTAGTACAAGCTGATGGTCATCAATCAATGCGATCCTAATATTCATATTACTTCTCCTTTTAAATGATTGTAGGGAAGAGTCATCGTAATAATCGTTTGATCATTTGTTTCAATCGATAATTCTCCACCCAATAAAATCAATTTCTCTTTAATCACTTCCAACCCAAAATGCGATTGATCATCTGCTTTCTTTTGAACATATTTTCCATTGTCCAATACCTGAAACTCACAAGCCTCTTTCTTACAAGCAATCATTATCTCTATTTCATCTGCTTTTCCATGCAAAATACTGTTGTTTATACATTCTTTCAATGAACGTAAAATAAAATTATTCACTTTCTTGGGGTAGTGTTCTATTTTTGTATCTATAGTGTGCGTAATTGCTACAGAGTATTTTTTCATGACCTGCTCAATCATAGAAACAATCGTATTAGTCAATCCCATCTCTTGAATCATCAGTGGATAAATATCTGAACAAAGCTCTCTTAAATTAAAGATTACTTCGTCCAACTCCTGAATAATCAGTTCTTTTTCAACATTGCTTTCTTTTTCTTCAGCAATCTTCATTAAATAAATGATATCTTGGATTACTGTATCATGAATATAGGTAGAAATACTTTCTCTCTCGTCTTCAACAGCAACAAATAATGAAACAGGATCACTATACTCTTTCTTTCGTTTCACAGTTAAAATCAGTTCTCCAATTAATGGAAAAAAAGAATAGATCAATAGAAAAACATAGCATAATAAGATGGCAAGAGGAACATACCTACTTAGCAAGGAGACAAGAACGATTGTAGCAGATAGAATAAACGCCAAAATAAAATATAACATTGATTGATTCATCCGATATCGATACCTTAAAAAACGGGATAATATCAATAGATGAATCACACCAAAGATTGGGAATATCGTAAAAATCACTACTAGATAAAATGGGGCGACCCAACCGGTAGGTAAAATATAAAATAGAAATAATGGGACAAAGCTTAATAGGCTGATTAATGATATATTAACTTGCGTTACTTCTTTTCCTTTCCTATTGGAAAACCTCTTTTGCAAATCACTGATCGATAAAATGAGCAAATTAAACCCTAACATATAAAATACGCCAACAGATAAATATTCAATCAAAAAAACTGGCAATTGGACAAAAGAAACCGTAACCATCAAAAAACCATTTACTAAAGCAACTAATCCAATAAAGCGCATAACTTTTGTGTTTACTTCCGTTACTGGTATTGCTTTGCTTAAAAATGTATAAATGTAGAAGGGAAAAACGGAGATAAACAAGATAATCACTGTTCTTCCAAAATAATCCCCTATACTGGAAGGAACGACTGATAACAACGTAAAGATAACAAGTACACTAAATTGATAAAATCGTTTAGAACTATTATTTGCTATTTGTTTTTTTGAAAGTTCGATCAGAAAAATCAGATAGATTAAACTGATAGCAAAAAAAATGCCGAATACTTTTAAATTTCGATTGTTTTTAGAAAACAATAGTGTCTGTTGGATACCATCTCTTGAAATAACTACACTTGTTGCTTGCTCTACAATCAGCCAGTTATTCAGTAATTTATTCTCGTTTACGGGATTTCCATCAATCATTTTTATTTCATCGTTTATCTTTACACCGCTGGCATTGGCTGCTCCATCTGCTTGTAGTTTTGTTACGACCCAAGTAGAGCCTTCTTTTCTTCCTTCCACACCTATATAATTGCTTTGATATAGTACCAACTCAAAAAAACAAGCACTCACTCCTATAAAGATTATTAACAATAAAGCACTTAGTTGAATCCATGATTTTCTTCTTGATTTATTCAAGTTCTATCCTCCAAGACATTAACAGCTCTTAACTCATTTTTCACTAATTGGTTATAATTTTATCATATGCTTTAAAGAATCAATATCCTATTCTGAGATTAAAAAAATAATCTCTTTAATCGCTGACCACAGTTGACATCCAAACAAAAGTTTTGTATCCTAGTGTCAAGCACAGAGAAAAAGTATTTATAGTTTTGAATCAAAGAGAGTTTGCGGTGGTGAAAGCAAATATTCTACTATAAAGAAGTCCGTCTCTATTCCATGCATTTGGCGAAATAAGTCGAATCGGTTGCAGCCGTTATCTGCAATACAAGGGCAGCATTACGCTGAACTTGGGTGGTACCGCGAAATTCAAGTCATTTCGTCCCAAGAATTTTTTCTGGGGATGGAGTGGCTTTTTATTTTGCTACAAGGTTATCTAGTTACGCGGGCTAACTCCTTAGGAAAAAGATAAAAATAGTTTGTGGTAAAAAGCACCACAATCGATTTTTCCTATTTTCCAGTCGGAGTTGGACGAGCCCGCTACGCTTTTATATTAAGGAGGAGTAAGTATGTTAGATGTAAAAATGATCCGTCAAAATTTTGATGAAGTACAAGCAAAATTAAAAACCCGTGGTGTAAAAGAA
The DNA window shown above is from Enterococcus sp. 4G2_DIV0659 and carries:
- a CDS encoding ABC transporter permease encodes the protein MSFLNLKLRRDILKNWTQFFSVFLMSFLSVLVFVGLQGAWGGLEKSLDNFTTTSNLADSWIYSTGFTPEDIEKIGEISGVNEVIEKTQIKVTDVRDDKRDKYLSLDTYSKENLSTPFLAEGDRLPSSEEDGIWLNKEYAMENNIVLGEVIQLNYRENKVDLKVKGLIQSPEKIYYTGMQEFIAPNYSEYGYGVISKKTLERDFQYKGPSNVVEMKNTKKDIRKSIESILGAKQIAYYNRETLNDVANALDRVGQIRNLSYMFSFIFILLAILAMYTTIKRLIESQTKEIAVLKALGFSNLSIGIHYASYGLLIGGGGAFLGAVASPLLSWFVLNTQKDMFSIPEWTISYNYTSLVVVSIVIFTCVVSAFLASREARIGLPVLFLRGGSTKSVHSIILEKVPFLWNALSFENRWAFRDAAINRVRMIMGIIGVAGGMMLLTAGFGMPESINHLVDKAYNQDFTYDKRLETTNFEALNDEFKGQSVQILPARYTPDDGYNRLLTIISEGSYVNMKTKDKKTVSDDGIYLTNGFAKRAKLKVGDKVKVQSSLDKNHYEFEIKGIITSETNQGAYVMQKTWEKAGGKFTPHTLLVGTVPSLSDIKNSPNVETIINIADQKENAYAFVESLASIFMMIIAFAILLVVVVLYNLGTLNFVERARDYATLRVLGFHKKELRKITMIENLFTTTIGWLIGIPLGLCFLDQYVNTFSTIHLEYTSYIGTLNLALASLVVWGCSLTTTFFIGRRIQKLDMVESLKGVD
- a CDS encoding ABC transporter ATP-binding protein, whose product is MLEFKNISKVYEVGDQQVKALDDVNFTIEKGKFTVILGPSGSGKSTMLNLLGGMDRATSGKFLFDGRDITKLNDFELSVYRRDVVGFVFQFYNLIPSLTTYENIAIAAQLTGNQSKAENYLKKVGLDHRKNNFPTQMSGGEMQRVSIARALAKSPELLLCDEPTGALDSATGVKIMEILREAANDSNTAVVMVTHNAEFASIAHRGIRLHDGNVASIDENLAPIAVQEVQL
- a CDS encoding response regulator, which translates into the protein MNIRIALIDDHQLVLEGLRNKLETISAFDIIGAYTTVEEFLICIKYKNIDVVVMDLMLDGIHGFDLVKKIKGMENNNTKIILISGFYEEMLHKRALELGVKAFLRKETSYEELISTIINVHKGNHVLPDFLVSIEKNPILSEVEIKIINLIVNEYTNEKISKELYVSRRTVESHVTNICRKLGVNSRIGAVREAIKLNLIN
- a CDS encoding ATP-binding protein, giving the protein MNKSRRKSWIQLSALLLIIFIGVSACFFELVLYQSNYIGVEGRKEGSTWVVTKLQADGAANASGVKINDEIKMIDGNPVNENKLLNNWLIVEQATSVVISRDGIQQTLLFSKNNRNLKVFGIFFAISLIYLIFLIELSKKQIANNSSKRFYQFSVLVIFTLLSVVPSSIGDYFGRTVIILFISVFPFYIYTFLSKAIPVTEVNTKVMRFIGLVALVNGFLMVTVSFVQLPVFLIEYLSVGVFYMLGFNLLILSISDLQKRFSNRKGKEVTQVNISLISLLSFVPLFLFYILPTGWVAPFYLVVIFTIFPIFGVIHLLILSRFLRYRYRMNQSMLYFILAFILSATIVLVSLLSRYVPLAILLCYVFLLIYSFFPLIGELILTVKRKKEYSDPVSLFVAVEDERESISTYIHDTVIQDIIYLMKIAEEKESNVEKELIIQELDEVIFNLRELCSDIYPLMIQEMGLTNTIVSMIEQVMKKYSVAITHTIDTKIEHYPKKVNNFILRSLKECINNSILHGKADEIEIMIACKKEACEFQVLDNGKYVQKKADDQSHFGLEVIKEKLILLGGELSIETNDQTIITMTLPYNHLKGEVI